GTCGCCGGTCCTGCTATGACGAGGGCAAGCGCGTCGCCGAGACGCTCTTCTTCGACTACCATCGCGAGAACAAGGTCGATATCCGCATCGTTCGCATTTTCAACACCTACGGGCCCCGCATGCACCCGAACGACGGCCGCGTCGTCTCGAACTTCATCGTGCAGGCGCTCAAGGGCGAAGACCTCACCGTTTACGGCGATGGCTCGCAAACGCGCTCGTTCTGTTACGTCGACGATCTCATCGAGGGCTTCATCCGCCTGATGAACCAGGACGAAACCGTGGGCCCGGTGAACATTGGCAACCCCGGGGAATTCACGATGCTCCAGCTTGCGGAACTCGTGCTCGAAAAGGTTGGCGGCCCGTCGAAGATCGTGCATCGTGACCTTCCGGCAGACGATCCGAAGCAGCGGCGACCCGACATCACCCTCGCCAGGAAGCATCTCGATTGGGAGCCGACCGTTCCCCTCGAGGAGGGCATCGAACGCACGATCGCCTACTTCAAAACGGCCATCTGATTGGCTGAAATCCTTTTTAATCGCGCAACGTCTTACATGAAAATTACCTGTCTTGGAGCTGGTTACGTGGGTGGTCCCACGATGGCGATGATCGCCGCCAAATGCCCCGATATCGAAGTCACCGTCGTCGATCCCAACGCCGCCCGCATCGCCGCATGGAATTCCGACACCCTGCCCGTTTACGAACCGGGGCTCGATGAGGTCGTCAAGGAAGCCCGCGGTCGCAACCTCTTCTTCACCACCGAGGTCGAGGCCGCCATTCGCGCCGCGGAGATCATTTTTGTGAGTGTCGGCACTCCGACGAAGACCTACGGCATCGGCGCCGGTCGCGCGGCCGACCTCAAGTATATCGAGAGCGCCGCTCGTATGATCGCCGAAGTCGCCGAGGGGCCGAAGATCATCGTCGAGAAGAGCACCATCCCGGTGAAGACCGCCGAGGCCATGCTCACGATCCTCCGCGCGAATTCCAAGAAGGGCACCTTCCAGGTCCTCTCGAATCCCGAGTTCCTCGCCGAAGGCACGGCGATCGCCGACCTGCAGAAGCCCGATCGCATCCTCATCGGCGGCGAGACCACCCCCGAAGGCGCCGCCGCCGTCGAAAAGCTCGTCTCCGTCTATGCCCGCTGGGTGCCGCGCGAGCGCATTCTCACGACGAACCTCTGGTCGTCCGAGCTTTCCAAGCTCGTCGCGAATGCCTTCCTCGCGCAGCGCATCTCGTCGATCAATTCCATCTCGGCCCTCTGCGAAGCCACCGGCGCCGACGTCGACGAAGTCGCTCATGCCATCGGCACCGACTCGCGCATTGGCCCGAAGTTCCTCAAGGCCTCCGTCGGCTTCGGCGGGTCCTGCTTCCAGAAGGACATCCTCAACCTCGTCTATCTCTGCGGCCACTTCGGCCTGCCCCAGGTCGCCGCGTATT
This is a stretch of genomic DNA from Chthoniobacterales bacterium. It encodes these proteins:
- a CDS encoding UDP-glucuronic acid decarboxylase family protein yields the protein MRILVTGGAGFLGSHLCDRLVERGDEVLCLDNFFTGRKANIAHLLGNPRFELIRHDVIDPFKFEVDQIYNLACPASPPHYQYNPIKTTKTSVMGAINCLGLAKRVKARVFQASTSEVYGDPAIHPQEESYWGNVNPIGRRSCYDEGKRVAETLFFDYHRENKVDIRIVRIFNTYGPRMHPNDGRVVSNFIVQALKGEDLTVYGDGSQTRSFCYVDDLIEGFIRLMNQDETVGPVNIGNPGEFTMLQLAELVLEKVGGPSKIVHRDLPADDPKQRRPDITLARKHLDWEPTVPLEEGIERTIAYFKTAI
- a CDS encoding UDP-glucose 6-dehydrogenase is translated as MKITCLGAGYVGGPTMAMIAAKCPDIEVTVVDPNAARIAAWNSDTLPVYEPGLDEVVKEARGRNLFFTTEVEAAIRAAEIIFVSVGTPTKTYGIGAGRAADLKYIESAARMIAEVAEGPKIIVEKSTIPVKTAEAMLTILRANSKKGTFQVLSNPEFLAEGTAIADLQKPDRILIGGETTPEGAAAVEKLVSVYARWVPRERILTTNLWSSELSKLVANAFLAQRISSINSISALCEATGADVDEVAHAIGTDSRIGPKFLKASVGFGGSCFQKDILNLVYLCGHFGLPQVAAYWESVVQMNDWQKRRFAHLIVSTLFNTVSGKRIAVLGFAFKKDTNDTRESAAISVVQDLLEEGATVVVYDPKVSAEEIRRDVLGARENSRLVIAESAEEAARGAHAVAIVTEWDAFKELDWAAIYAGMPKPAFVFDGRNILPATKLREIGFRVFAIGKPVQRRESDLIGAN